A stretch of the Luteimonas sp. JM171 genome encodes the following:
- the fliG gene encoding flagellar motor switch protein FliG produces MKQAPEIRDLTGVQRAAVLLLTLGEGDAAEVLKHMGAKEVQKLGLAMATMGGVSRDQVIAVMDAFHATLEEQTSVGVGADDYIRAVLEQALGADKAGSLIDRILLGRNTSGLDTLKWMDPRAIADLIRNEHPQIIAIVMSHLDPDQAADALKLLPERTRADVLLRIATLDGIPPNALNELNEIMERQFSGNQNLKSSAIGGVKVAANILNFMDSGQEQGLLGDICKVDEPLGRRIQELMFVFDDLADLEDRAIQAVLREVDSDRLGVALRGAEPAVREKMTRNMSQRAAEILLEDMEARGPVRLSDVETAQKEILAIVRRLADEGTVALKSGGAEEMV; encoded by the coding sequence ATGAAGCAAGCGCCTGAAATCCGTGACCTCACCGGCGTCCAGCGCGCCGCGGTACTGCTGTTGACCCTTGGCGAGGGCGACGCCGCCGAGGTGCTCAAGCACATGGGAGCCAAGGAGGTCCAGAAACTGGGCCTGGCCATGGCCACGATGGGTGGCGTCAGCCGCGACCAGGTGATCGCGGTGATGGACGCGTTCCACGCCACCCTCGAGGAGCAGACCTCGGTGGGCGTTGGCGCCGACGACTACATCCGCGCCGTGCTCGAGCAGGCCCTGGGCGCCGACAAGGCCGGCAGCCTCATCGACCGCATCCTGCTGGGCCGCAACACCAGCGGCCTGGACACGCTCAAGTGGATGGATCCGCGCGCCATCGCCGACCTGATCCGCAACGAACACCCGCAGATCATCGCCATCGTGATGTCGCACCTGGACCCGGACCAGGCGGCTGACGCGCTCAAGCTGCTGCCCGAGCGCACCCGCGCCGACGTGCTGCTGCGCATCGCCACGCTGGACGGCATCCCGCCCAACGCGCTCAACGAGCTCAACGAGATCATGGAGCGCCAGTTCTCCGGCAACCAGAACCTCAAGTCGTCGGCGATTGGCGGGGTCAAGGTGGCCGCCAACATCCTCAACTTCATGGATTCGGGCCAGGAGCAGGGCCTGCTCGGCGACATCTGCAAGGTGGACGAGCCGCTGGGGCGCCGGATCCAGGAGCTGATGTTCGTGTTCGACGATCTCGCCGACCTCGAGGACCGCGCCATCCAGGCCGTGCTGCGCGAGGTGGACAGCGACCGCCTGGGCGTGGCCCTGCGCGGGGCCGAGCCTGCGGTGCGCGAGAAGATGACCCGCAACATGTCCCAGCGCGCAGCGGAAATCCTGCTGGAGGACATGGAGGCCCGCGGCCCGGTCCGGCTCTCGGACGTGGAAACGGCACAGAAGGAAATCCTGGCCATCGTCCGGCGACTGGCCGATGAAGGCACAGTGGCGCTCAAGAGTGGCGGCGCGGAGGAGATGGTATGA